The nucleotide window GAAATGTGAGCTTGGTGGAAGTGACTGAGGATATGATCGCCGTACTCAAGTTTGGCGGCGGTTGCCAGGGTTGCGGTTCAGTCGCCATCACCCTGAAGCAGGGCATTGAAGTCCAGTTGCTGGATAAACTGCCGGAGCTGAAAGGTATCCGCGATGTGACTGACCATACGGATCGCTCCAACGCTTATATGTAATATCCTTTCTGCAACGCAAGGGCTCCTCCACATGTCCCACATTGGGGGAGCTTGTTGTGTGTATCGCAACATTTGTATGTGCTTATAACAATAAAAGTGCCCCGCCGTGTTAATGGCCAGAGTGAGGCACGTTTTCATACCACGCTTACAGCCTGTTTATTTATTGACAAGAGAACACAAGCTGCTCCGATCTTGGTCGGGGTGCCCTTTTCTTTGAATCATAATTAATCAGGACATTATCTATGAAAGGCATAGGATTAATTGCTGTAACTATGTTCCTGGGTGTTGTTTCATTCAATGCCCATGCAGTCAGTTGCGAGAATGTTCCCCAGTGGAACAGCAGTTCTGTTTACACCAGCGGCATGCAGGCTCAAGAAGCGCAAAAACTGTATAAAGCTAACTGGTGGTCACAAGGCCACAACCCTGCGAATTATTCCGGCCAATGGCAGGAATGGAGTTATCTGGGCGATTGCGATCCGGCAGGAAACCGCCCGCCGGTTGCGGTATTAACGGTTAGCCAGTCGTCTTCCAGTGGTTTTAGCTCATATCCCGTTAACTACACTTATACCTTCAATGGCTCTGGCTCTTATGACCTTGATGGCGATGCACTGACCTATTCTTTTGATGGCACCAACTTTTCCACTAATCCCGTCAAAACAATCAGCTTCGGTCAGTTTTATGATCTTTGCGAGGCTCGCTACACTACGGTGACCTTGACCGTTAAGGATTCAAACGGGGCAACGAGCACAGCATCCCAAACTGTGCGGGTTGGCGACCCTGCGCCGGGGAATCCGCGCTGCAGCTCCAGCGTGAGTTCTTACAGTTCTGTATCCAGCACAAGCTCCAGTGTGCGGAGTGTGTCTTCACGTTCAACCAGTTCACTTGGGCTGGATCCATGTATTCACCCTGCCTATGTTGCTGGCAGCACCTATAGTCAGAACTCAATCGTCACCAATGCGGGTAATGCGTATCGCTGTGATGTTCCGGGTTGGTGTAGCTCAACGGCTACCTGGGCTTACGCGCCCGGTACCGGTGCGCATTGGCAAATGGCGTGGACACCTATGGCAGTTTGTAGCGGTGGCAGCTCATCAGTGGCATCAACCAGCTCAAGCCGCTCATCCGTTTCAAGTGGTTCCTCGTCCTCTGTTGCGCCTGTGAACAACGGTTTGCCAAAGCATGCGTTGGTGGGCTACTGGCACAACTTCAATAATGGCAGCGGCGTAATCCGTCTGGCGGATGTGGATGCAGTGTGGGATGTGATCGTGATTGCATTTGCCGATGATGTCGGTAACGGCACGGTCGCGTTCAATCTTGACCCTGTACTGAACAAAGCCCAATTCATTGCCGATGTCGCGGCCAAACGCGCGCAAGGTAAGAAGGTGGTGCTGTCGTTCGGCGGCGAAAAAGGCACTGTCACCCTTAACAATGCCACCAACGTAACCAACTTTGTTAACAGCACCGCCGCGATCATCAATGAGTACGGCTTTGACGGTATTGATATCGATCTGGAAAGCGGTGCCAATGTTTCCTGGGGCGCGCCGGTGATCAACAATATGGTGACAGCGGTTAAACAACTGAAGCAGCAATTCCCGAACATGTACTTATCGATGGCACCTGAGCATCCTTACGTGCACGGCGGCATGATCGCTGCGACGGGCATTTGGGGCGCTTATTTGCCGATTATCGATGGCTTGCGCAATGACCTGGATCTGTTGCACGTGCAGTTGTACAACAACGGCAGTCTGGCGACCCCATACTCCAACCAACCGCTGCAAGCGGGCACGGTAGACTTTATGGTTGCATCGGTGAAAATGCTGGTAGAAGGCTTCCCGGTTGCTAACAACACTCAATTCGTCGGCCTGCGCCCTGATCAGGTAGCACTTGGTGTGCCTTCCGGTTCACGC belongs to Cellvibrio sp. pealriver and includes:
- a CDS encoding glycosyl hydrolase family 18 protein; this encodes MKGIGLIAVTMFLGVVSFNAHAVSCENVPQWNSSSVYTSGMQAQEAQKLYKANWWSQGHNPANYSGQWQEWSYLGDCDPAGNRPPVAVLTVSQSSSSGFSSYPVNYTYTFNGSGSYDLDGDALTYSFDGTNFSTNPVKTISFGQFYDLCEARYTTVTLTVKDSNGATSTASQTVRVGDPAPGNPRCSSSVSSYSSVSSTSSSVRSVSSRSTSSLGLDPCIHPAYVAGSTYSQNSIVTNAGNAYRCDVPGWCSSTATWAYAPGTGAHWQMAWTPMAVCSGGSSSVASTSSSRSSVSSGSSSSVAPVNNGLPKHALVGYWHNFNNGSGVIRLADVDAVWDVIVIAFADDVGNGTVAFNLDPVLNKAQFIADVAAKRAQGKKVVLSFGGEKGTVTLNNATNVTNFVNSTAAIINEYGFDGIDIDLESGANVSWGAPVINNMVTAVKQLKQQFPNMYLSMAPEHPYVHGGMIAATGIWGAYLPIIDGLRNDLDLLHVQLYNNGSLATPYSNQPLQAGTVDFMVASVKMLVEGFPVANNTQFVGLRPDQVALGVPSGSRSAGSGFVTIANLNAAVNCLVKLQGCGSIKPNQAYPDFRGVMTWSINWDVADGRPFSIPVNANLDALPK